Sequence from the Fragaria vesca subsp. vesca linkage group LG4, FraVesHawaii_1.0, whole genome shotgun sequence genome:
CACCTTTGGGCTTTTGGAACCCTTGTTGCTTGAAAGAGGTACCAGCTGGTAGAATTTGTGTTATGCTGAATGAACTTCCAGTATTGTCATTAATCAATTGTGTCCAGGACGATTTCTGGCGCCATGAAGCTCCTCTACCAGACTTGGTTGAGTTTGTAAGTGCATTTTGAGGTTGAGGTTCCGTATTCTCCTCCACTGGTTCCATCTGACAGAGCCAGCCTTCCAAGTTTCCATCCTTTGCCAAGTCCTGGTTTTCACTGTCCGAATGTGGCACTTCAAAAGCACCAGAGTTTGGCTGGGCCTGTTCAGTTACACTCCCAGTATTCTCATCAGTCAATTGTGTCCATGATAATTCCTGATGCAATGAAGGTATTGGACCTGACGTATATGAGTCAGATACTGATTTGGTAGGTTTATGTTCTGCACTTTCCTCATGTGGTTCCATCTCAGACAGCTGGCCTTCCGAGTTTCCATTACTTGCCAGGTCCTGGTTTCTGGTGTCAGACTGCTGCACATCAGAAGTGCCAGTTTTCGGTTCAGTATGGGCAGTAGAAGATCTGCCTGTCAGTATACGTGAGACACTGAACCCACTGTTGTCCCTATGACCGACAAGTTGTTTCCATGAACATTTCTGAGACCATGAAACAGGGGCAGTTGATAGTTGGACACTGAGTTCTGGTTGTTCTGGTTGAGCTTCGAAGAGTTTATTTGAACGAGATTTAGAATCTGTCTTTCCGGCAGAGATATGAGGCTCCAATTCTATTTCACAGTAATTATTGTTGACAAGGGATTTCCTCTTTTTGTTAGGAGGTGCATTAATCTTTGTGCGCACCTGTGTTCCACTGGATCTCAATTCCTAGCAATCAGAGATAGAATAAAGAGAAATCAGAGCAAAAACAAGGTATAAAACTCTAGGAGTAACAAATAAGGGTGTGCTATACCTGCAACGCGGACAGTACGTTTTCTTCTTGTTTAGTTGACACAATATTAATGATGAGGTCATCTTCCTCGGCTTCTGATTCATGATGTTGTTGAGTAGGCAGAGACAGAGGCAGGGCAGTAGTATTGTGTTGAGCATCATCAGAAACATGTTCAACTTCCTTTTGTAAGAGCTTGCCCATTACTTTATTCATAATAGTAAGCTCCTTGGCATTGATAACATGGTCAGATAATTGGTTTAGTTGGTGAGGAGAAGGGTCAGGCACAGCATGCTCTTCACAGTCACAGAAATGAAGGGGGAGAGAAGGAACCTGAAGACGTTGGAAACTATATTTGTGCTTG
This genomic interval carries:
- the LOC101313301 gene encoding uncharacterized protein LOC101313301; translation: MMEEEQGGQERIFVGGLGGSVTEDDLHRLFTVVGGSVHGIDIIRTKGRSFAYVDFLPASDKSLSKLFATYNGCVWKGGKLKVHKAKQHYLVRMRREWAELEAAQLAAAEIKQQQTTQQAKTAPPNSTKQLRLFFPALRTVKALPFSGTGKHKYSFQRLQVPSLPLHFCDCEEHAVPDPSPHQLNQLSDHVINAKELTIMNKVMGKLLQKEVEHVSDDAQHNTTALPLSLPTQQHHESEAEEDDLIINIVSTKQEENVLSALQELRSSGTQVRTKINAPPNKKRKSLVNNNYCEIELEPHISAGKTDSKSRSNKLFEAQPEQPELSVQLSTAPVSWSQKCSWKQLVGHRDNSGFSVSRILTGRSSTAHTEPKTGTSDVQQSDTRNQDLASNGNSEGQLSEMEPHEESAEHKPTKSVSDSYTSGPIPSLHQELSWTQLTDENTGSVTEQAQPNSGAFEVPHSDSENQDLAKDGNLEGWLCQMEPVEENTEPQPQNALTNSTKSGRGASWRQKSSWTQLINDNTGSSFSITQILPAGTSFKQQGFQKPKGGDVMSSFGSKLKETVKQDNLTRGESSLGIIGKEGGRLPHSIPKQNQQISADNDSACAPDQGKTCDATPKQASTGNVNKGKTCSFVRSAASLNEWAKAKAALSGSRKRKNIDK